CAAAGGTGTTACAGGAGATACCAAGTTCGATTCACAGGGAGATGTGGATAAAGAGTTTACGAAAGTTACCATCAAGGACGGTAAATTCGTAAAAATGAACTAGTATAACAGACAGGGCGGCGGGGGAACTTCCCCCTCTGCTCTGCGGAAAGGTGACTACATGATTGCTCAACAGATATTTAATGGCCTTGCATTGGGAATGAGCTATGCGCTCATTGCAGTAGGGTATTCCCTCGTGTTTGGAATCCTGAGGCTGGTCAATTTTTCACACGGCGCTGTTTACGCGTTTGGTGCACAGATGGCGCTTGTATTTATCAGCATTAAATTTGGCATCATACCGAGTCTGCTGCTGAGTATCCTGCTGACAGGCGTGCTGGGAGTCGTGATAGACAAGATGGCTCTGGAACCTCTCAGAAAAAAGAAATCCATTCCGATTGCCTCTCTGATCACAACGATCGGAATCTCCAATATTGTGACCAATCTTCTTATTGCAATATTCGGAAGTGAGAAGCGTGCGTTCCCCTCCCTGTTTCATTTTGGAAATGTGCAGATCGGGAATATCGTGATCTCCTCTACACAGATTGGAATGTGCGTGGTTTCTCTGGTATTGATGCTGGTCCTGGTCGGGATTGTATTCTGCACGAAGACGGGGCTTGCAATGAGGGCATCAGAGCAAAATCCCAAAGCTGCAAATTTAATGGGAATCAATGTGAACCTTGTTATTTCCATCACGTTTTTCCTGAGCGGCGTCTCGGCGGCGATCGCCGGTTCCCTTGTGGGCAGCTACTATCAGATCGTATATCCCAATATGGGATTTATGGCGGGACTTAAAGCCTTTGCGGCGGCAGTTCTGGGCGGAATCGGAAGCCTGCCGGGGGCGATCGTCGGGGGACTTATCGTGGGGATCTCCGAGTCGATGGCGGCCACCATGCTGGGGTCAACCTATCGGGACTCGATGGCTTTTATCATCCTGATTCTTGTTTTGATTGTAAGACCAAACGGGCTATTCGGAAAGAAAGGGATTACAAAGGTATAGAATATGGCAGATAGACAGAATGAAAAACACAGCTATTTATATCAGTTTGAATATTTTATGGTAAAAAACCGGAAGTTTTTGCTGATTGCCCTTGCGCTTATTGTGTGCCTGCTTCCGAAGCTCAATAATAACCAGTATTTTCTGACGGTGCTGGTGAAGATGGCGGTGTATGCCATGTTCGGATTGGGACTGAATATCCTGACGGGCTATACGGGGCTTGTTTCGCTTGGACATGCCGGGTTTGTGGCGGTTGGCGCTTATACGGCTTCTCTCTGTGCGGTCAAGCTGGGATGGGGATTTTTCCCTTCCTTTCTTTTAGGTATGCTGGTGGCCGGTGTGGTTGGCATACTTTTGGGGCTGCCAACCCTGAGACTTACGGGAACGTATCTTTCGATCGTCACACTGGGCTTTGGCGAGATCATCAAGATGATCACCATGAACTGGTCCTCCGTGACCAACGGGACCCTGGGAGTAAAAAACATTCCCAAACCGGAGTTGTTTGGAATAAAACTCACAATCGCAAACCACGGACTGTATTACCTGGTTGCGGTGATGCTGTTGGTTTGTACGCTGTTCTGCATCGTACTGGTGAAATCCAGGACGGGAAGGGCTCTGCAGGCGATCAAGGGAGATGAGCTGGCCAGCGTGATGATGGGGATCAACACGACCTATTATAAAATCCTGGCGTTTGTTATCTCCGCCTGTATCTGCGCGGCTGCAGGAGCCTTATATGCCACACTGATCGGATACATAGATCCCAACACCTTTAACTTCGATGTATCCACCATGATCCTGTCGATCGTGATACTTGGAGGAATGGGGACGATCCGGGGCATGTTCCTCGGCGCGGTGATCCTGATTGGATTGCCGGAGGTTTCCCGGTTCCTGATGTCATACCGGTTTGTACTTTACGGAGTGATCCTGGTGGTAATGATGCGGTTCCGTCCCCAGGGACTCCTGGGCTGGAAATCCCAGATGCCCTACAAGCTGTCCAGGAATGTTGAGATGCAGCTGAAAACGATGAGTACAGAGGAGGCAGGAATCAATGGCTGAGAAAGGATATTTATCTGTACGTGGAATACGCAAACAGTTTGGCGGTATCGTGGCGGTTGACCAGGTCAGCTTTGATGTCAACCGGGGTGAGGTTGTTTCTATCATCGGGCCCAACGGAGCGGGGAAGACAACAGTGTTTAATATGCTGACCGGTGTTTACCAGGTGGATGAAGGAACCATTACGTTTAACGGAGCGGAGATCCAGAACCAGAGGCCGCAGAACATTGTCAAGGCGGGAATGTCCAGGACATTCCAGAATATCCGCCTGTTCCCGGATATGCGGGTGATCGAAAATGTGCTTGTGGGCGCACATATAAAGACCTCCTACTCCCTGGTCGATTCTATTTTCCGAACCGGCAGGTTCCGGAAGGAGGAGGACGAAAAGGTCCTGCAGGCGATCCGGCTTCTGAGGTCTGTGGGACTGGAGGAGAGAAAGGATGACTATGCGTCCAACCTGCCCTACGGCGACCAGAGAAAGCTGGAGATTGCCAGGGCCATAGCCACGGGCGCCCAGTTGATCCTGCTGGACGAACCGGCTGCCGGCATGAATCCAAAAGAGTCGGAGGAGCTGATGCTGTTTATCCGCTCGTTAAAGCAGCAGGGATACACAATCCTGCTGATCGAGCACGATATGAGCGTTGTCATGAACATTTCGGACCGCATCTATGTGCTGGATCATGGAAAACCGATCGCGCAGGGCGTTCCGTCTGAAATCGCGAACAATGAACGGGTTATTGAGGCTTATCTGGGAGGTGTGCATACGGATGCTGAAGATTAACAATTTGAATACATACTATGGTCCGATACACGCGCTCAAAGGTGTGAATCTGGAGATCAAACAGGGCGAGATCGTTTCCCTCATAGGCAGCAACGGAGCAGGCAAGTCAACGCTGTTAAACACCATCGTCGGTTTGGCGAGATCCTCGGAGGGAAGCGTGGAGTTTATGGGAAAGGATATTACGAACCCGTACTCCCATATGATGACCAGAATGGGAATCAGCATTTCACCAGAGGGGCGGGAGGTTTTTCCGGCGCTGACTGTGGAGGAGAACTTAAGGCTTGGTGCATATACGGTGAGCGACAAACAGCAGATCGCGGACAGCTACGAGCGCGTTTACCACATTTTCCCCAGGCTGAAAGAGCGTGTGAAGCAGACGGCCGGCACACTTTCCGGCGGGGAGCAGCAGATGCTGGCGATCGGCAGGGCGCTTATGTGCAATCCGAAATTACTCCTGTTGGACGAGCCGTCCCTGGGACTGGCGCCCAACTTTGTATTGATGATTTTTGATTTGATACAGGCCATAAACCTGCAGGGCGTGACCATTCTTTTGATCGAGCAGAATGCCAATATGGCTTTGAAAACCTCCAACCGCGCTTATGTGCTGGAAAACGGCAGGATTGCCATGTCCGGCAATGCAGAAGAGATTGCAAATGACCCGAGAGTTAAGAAAGCATATCTGGGTCTGGGATAGAAAAGGAGAGCAGAATGAAGAAGATAATCAACAAACCGATGGATGTGGTGTCGGAATCCCTTCAGGGGATGGAGCTGGCGCATCCGGAACTGGAGTATACGCCGGGAGCGGAGGTGATCTCCAGAAGAGAAAAGGGAGACAAGGTAGCGGTCATTTCCGGAGGAGGCGCCGGGCATGAGCCTGCACACGCGGGCTATGTGGGAAAAGGAATGCTGGATGCCGCCGTGGCAGGCAATGTATTCTCATCTCCAAGTCCGGACCGGATCGGCGCGGCCATCGAGAAAATGGATGCAGGGAAAGGCGTGCTGCTGGTTATTAAGAACTATTCGGGGGATATCATGAATTTCGGCATGGCTGCCGACCTGGCGGAAGCGGAAGATGTTGAGGTGGAGAGCGTTGTGGTGAAAGACGATGTGGCTGTCCCGGACAGCACCTATTCCACAGGGAGACGCGGGATCGCAGGAACGGTGTTCGTACATAAGATCGCCGGAGCGATGGCTGAGCGGGGCGGAAGCCTTAAGGAGGTCAAAGCGGCGGCAGAGAAAGCCATAGCCAATATCCGCAGCATGGGGATGGCGATGACCCCGTGCACACTACCGGCAGTGGGAAAGCCGGGATTTGTCTTGGGCGATGATGAGATCGAGATCGGAATGGGCATCCATGGGGAGCCGGGAGTAGAGCGGACCAATATCAAGAGCGCAAAAGAAGTGGCGGAGATTCTTCTGGAAAAAATATTAGCCGATTATGATTACAGCGGATCAGAGGCGGCTGTCCTGGTCAATGGCCTTGGCGGTACGCCGCTGATGGAACTGTACATCCTGAATATGGAGATACAGAAATTATTGAAAGAAAAAAATATCTGCGCCTACAAGACACTGGTGGGCAACTATATGACAGCAATCGATATGACGGGGTGTTCCCTCACATTGATGAAGCTGGATGACGAATTGAAGACATTGTTAGATGAACCGTGCGATACCCCGGCATGGAAAATGAACTGAGGAGGCCATACGATGGGATTTGAACTTACGAGCAGAGATTATGCGGAATATATCCGCCGTGCATACAGCCTGATTCACGAAAATGGGGAATATGTCACAGAACTGGATTCGGCAACCGGTGACGGAGACCACTGGTCCAATATCAATATGGGATTTGAAAAGCTGGTGGAGCGGTCGGAGGAGCTGGCAAAACTGCCGGTAAGTGATGCGCTGAAAGAGATTGGAAAAACCATGATGGCAGTGATCGGGGGTTCCTCCGGAGTCCTGTACGGCTCTGCGTATCTGGCGGCGGCAAAGGCGGTTAAGGGCAGGGAGACACTGGACGGGCAGGGCGTCTGCGATGTTCTGGAAGCCATGCTGAACGCGATCATGTCCCGGGGACAGGCCCAGGAAGGGTGGAAAACCATGATCGACAGCCTTGCACCGGCGGTCAAGGCGTATAAGGCGGCGCTTGCGGAGGGAAAAGACGAAAAAGAGATCTGCGGGTTAGTAAAGCGTGCAGCCATCGACGGAGCTGAAAACACAAAAAATATGGAAGCGGTCAGGGGAAGGGCGACTTACCAGGCCAATAAAGGCCTGGGTCACTTAGACCCGGGGGCAGTGACCATGTCTTACCAGATCAGCACGCTGATGGATTGTATAGAAGAAAAATTATAATTATTTCATTTAAAGGAGGTACAGGGAATGTACAGCAACACACCAGAGGACAGAGGGCAGCATATCAAAGATTTGAGGGATGCGATCGAACACCGCGCAACATGGTTCTACTACATGTTTACGGAGGCAAAGAAACGGGGGCTGGACAGTGAGTTTGCACATGAGGCGATTAAAAAATGCGGCAATTTCCACGGGGAGACAAAGTACACGCAGACCAGCGATTTAAAGGCGTTTGAAAAAGAGTTTGCCACTGAGAATGTGAAGAACATCTTCCAGATGGATACCTGCTGCACGGACAGCCAGATGGATGTCACCTTCCATTACTGCCCGCTGGTAGCGGCATGGAGAAAGCTGACTGATGATGAGGAACTGATCGCTGAGATGTGTGAGATCGCGATGGACGGTGACAGAGGAATCTGCGCACAGTTTAAGGATTTCAATTTCCACCTGGGAAAGACAATCGCAAAGGGCGATGACATCTGCGAAGTGACATTTAAGAAAAATTAAGCAGCTTTGAATCTTAGCCAAAGAGGGACACTGTCAATGTGCAGTATCCCTTTTTGGCGTATCTGCTGTGGAAGGAGCGGGATTATGGATACCAGTCTGCTTGGATTGATCAGGAATTACACCAACCATCTGGCAAAGATACTGTCGGATACTCTGGATACGGACATTCTTATCATAGATACAAATATGCACATTGTGGGAAGTGCGTTTAAATATCTGAACCTCTATACGGATATTCATTTTGGGACGCTGATCTCCACGATCATCCTGGAGAACCGGAATCTGATCGTAGAGGATAAAAGCAGGATGCAGGGCTGCCGCAAATGCAGCCAGTTCAGGGAGTGCAAAATGAGCAGCTTTGTCGGTGTGCCCATACGATATGAGAATCAGGTGATTGGCGCGCTGGCGCTGATCCTGACGCGGCACCGGGCCAGGTTTATGTTTGAGAGTCTGGATTCTACGGTTTCATTCCTGGAGAATTTTGCGGATTTGCTTGCCAACAAAATTGAAAATGAGACGAGGACCATAGGTCTGGAGAACCGGCTGAAGGAAGTCGAAAATATTATGGACAAGATGCTGGAAGCGGTGGTTTATACGGATTATTACGGGAATATCGTCCATGTAAACCAGAGGTTCTGCGATGTTCTGCACTATGACAGAAGGCTGGATAGTGGAAATATACGTGAAATATTTCCGTATCAGATTATCCAGGACTATTTTTTGAACTATAAGGATCTCAGCAATGAGCGCCTGACGTTTGAGCAGGACGGACAATTTTTCCATGGGGTAGTATCCAGCGCCAAAATCTATCTCAGTGCGGCGGAGTTCGGAACGCTGTTCTATTTCCGGCCCCAGTCAGACTTTGTCAAGCGCATTAATATATCGGAGCAGGGCTCTCTGGTGACATTTGAGTGGATGCAGCAGTATTTTCCACAGGAGGAATTAAAACGAATCGAGGAGAAAGCCGGGGAGAGCAAAAATCTGCTGATCCAGGGTATGGATGTGGAGCTGGGCCTGCTGCTTGCAAAGGCGATCTTTAACAGCTCGGAGCGGAACCTGCATGACCTGTATGTGATCTATGCAGACAACCTGTACCGGGAGCTGCTGCGCATCTACATGCTGGATGAATACGGCATTCTGCGGAACGCAGACAATTCAACAGTGGTGGTCGTGCAGCCGGAACGGCTTCCGCTCTATATCCAGCGGAAGCTGGCTGAGTTTATGAAGACCGGAAAAGTAAAATTTGCCAAATATACCGTGCGGTCCAATGTGCGTTTTCTGTTCTGCACGGACGCGGAGTTGGAGCCGCTGGTGGAAAGCCATATGTTTTCCATGGAGCTGTACTGTCAGCTTGGAGGAAACCGAATCAGTTTTGAACGCTTCTCCCAGGACAGCGCTCTTTTTCACAAATATGTGCTGTCTGGATTTGATTTTTACAAAAAGATCTACCGGAATAAAAATGTGGAGTTCTCCGGGGAGGCGGTAAAGTATCTGCGGCAGAGATATGAGGAGCTGGGGATGCATTTTGTGGAGACGCTTCTGGAAAAAACGGCGGCAGAGTGCACCGGGAAAGTGACGTGCAGAGAACTGGAACCGATTGTGAGCCACTGCCGGGAGGGGAAAGACTTCTGTGATCTGGAACAGACTGCGA
This portion of the Clostridium sp. AN503 genome encodes:
- a CDS encoding ABC transporter ATP-binding protein, encoding MAEKGYLSVRGIRKQFGGIVAVDQVSFDVNRGEVVSIIGPNGAGKTTVFNMLTGVYQVDEGTITFNGAEIQNQRPQNIVKAGMSRTFQNIRLFPDMRVIENVLVGAHIKTSYSLVDSIFRTGRFRKEEDEKVLQAIRLLRSVGLEERKDDYASNLPYGDQRKLEIARAIATGAQLILLDEPAAGMNPKESEELMLFIRSLKQQGYTILLIEHDMSVVMNISDRIYVLDHGKPIAQGVPSEIANNERVIEAYLGGVHTDAED
- the dhaK gene encoding dihydroxyacetone kinase subunit DhaK, which produces MKKIINKPMDVVSESLQGMELAHPELEYTPGAEVISRREKGDKVAVISGGGAGHEPAHAGYVGKGMLDAAVAGNVFSSPSPDRIGAAIEKMDAGKGVLLVIKNYSGDIMNFGMAADLAEAEDVEVESVVVKDDVAVPDSTYSTGRRGIAGTVFVHKIAGAMAERGGSLKEVKAAAEKAIANIRSMGMAMTPCTLPAVGKPGFVLGDDEIEIGMGIHGEPGVERTNIKSAKEVAEILLEKILADYDYSGSEAAVLVNGLGGTPLMELYILNMEIQKLLKEKNICAYKTLVGNYMTAIDMTGCSLTLMKLDDELKTLLDEPCDTPAWKMN
- the dhaL gene encoding dihydroxyacetone kinase subunit DhaL; protein product: MGFELTSRDYAEYIRRAYSLIHENGEYVTELDSATGDGDHWSNINMGFEKLVERSEELAKLPVSDALKEIGKTMMAVIGGSSGVLYGSAYLAAAKAVKGRETLDGQGVCDVLEAMLNAIMSRGQAQEGWKTMIDSLAPAVKAYKAALAEGKDEKEICGLVKRAAIDGAENTKNMEAVRGRATYQANKGLGHLDPGAVTMSYQISTLMDCIEEKL
- a CDS encoding GAF domain-containing protein codes for the protein MDTSLLGLIRNYTNHLAKILSDTLDTDILIIDTNMHIVGSAFKYLNLYTDIHFGTLISTIILENRNLIVEDKSRMQGCRKCSQFRECKMSSFVGVPIRYENQVIGALALILTRHRARFMFESLDSTVSFLENFADLLANKIENETRTIGLENRLKEVENIMDKMLEAVVYTDYYGNIVHVNQRFCDVLHYDRRLDSGNIREIFPYQIIQDYFLNYKDLSNERLTFEQDGQFFHGVVSSAKIYLSAAEFGTLFYFRPQSDFVKRINISEQGSLVTFEWMQQYFPQEELKRIEEKAGESKNLLIQGMDVELGLLLAKAIFNSSERNLHDLYVIYADNLYRELLRIYMLDEYGILRNADNSTVVVVQPERLPLYIQRKLAEFMKTGKVKFAKYTVRSNVRFLFCTDAELEPLVESHMFSMELYCQLGGNRISFERFSQDSALFHKYVLSGFDFYKKIYRNKNVEFSGEAVKYLRQRYEELGMHFVETLLEKTAAECTGKVTCRELEPIVSHCREGKDFCDLEQTAKGQIQEMLRKGYPKSQIADTLGISRATLYRRIREYSEDSHKEDSGKAGCGQDGISI
- a CDS encoding branched-chain amino acid ABC transporter permease, yielding MADRQNEKHSYLYQFEYFMVKNRKFLLIALALIVCLLPKLNNNQYFLTVLVKMAVYAMFGLGLNILTGYTGLVSLGHAGFVAVGAYTASLCAVKLGWGFFPSFLLGMLVAGVVGILLGLPTLRLTGTYLSIVTLGFGEIIKMITMNWSSVTNGTLGVKNIPKPELFGIKLTIANHGLYYLVAVMLLVCTLFCIVLVKSRTGRALQAIKGDELASVMMGINTTYYKILAFVISACICAAAGALYATLIGYIDPNTFNFDVSTMILSIVILGGMGTIRGMFLGAVILIGLPEVSRFLMSYRFVLYGVILVVMMRFRPQGLLGWKSQMPYKLSRNVEMQLKTMSTEEAGING
- a CDS encoding L-2-amino-thiazoline-4-carboxylic acid hydrolase, with amino-acid sequence MYSNTPEDRGQHIKDLRDAIEHRATWFYYMFTEAKKRGLDSEFAHEAIKKCGNFHGETKYTQTSDLKAFEKEFATENVKNIFQMDTCCTDSQMDVTFHYCPLVAAWRKLTDDEELIAEMCEIAMDGDRGICAQFKDFNFHLGKTIAKGDDICEVTFKKN
- a CDS encoding branched-chain amino acid ABC transporter permease, with protein sequence MIAQQIFNGLALGMSYALIAVGYSLVFGILRLVNFSHGAVYAFGAQMALVFISIKFGIIPSLLLSILLTGVLGVVIDKMALEPLRKKKSIPIASLITTIGISNIVTNLLIAIFGSEKRAFPSLFHFGNVQIGNIVISSTQIGMCVVSLVLMLVLVGIVFCTKTGLAMRASEQNPKAANLMGINVNLVISITFFLSGVSAAIAGSLVGSYYQIVYPNMGFMAGLKAFAAAVLGGIGSLPGAIVGGLIVGISESMAATMLGSTYRDSMAFIILILVLIVRPNGLFGKKGITKV
- a CDS encoding ABC transporter ATP-binding protein, whose protein sequence is MLKINNLNTYYGPIHALKGVNLEIKQGEIVSLIGSNGAGKSTLLNTIVGLARSSEGSVEFMGKDITNPYSHMMTRMGISISPEGREVFPALTVEENLRLGAYTVSDKQQIADSYERVYHIFPRLKERVKQTAGTLSGGEQQMLAIGRALMCNPKLLLLDEPSLGLAPNFVLMIFDLIQAINLQGVTILLIEQNANMALKTSNRAYVLENGRIAMSGNAEEIANDPRVKKAYLGLG